One stretch of Methyloversatilis sp. RAC08 DNA includes these proteins:
- a CDS encoding Crp/Fnr family transcriptional regulator, giving the protein MRAITIKSAWHGHSDCQKCGVRRSALFADLVESDFALLHDQIDDFDYPSGAVIYHAGAHGEWLFTVRSGAVKLVRYGADGTQRILRILGRGDVFGLEALVSPAYDHTSIALSPVALCRIPRVLVERLNRDTPRLQKPLLEHWHAALAEADAWLAELTAGHADVKTRVVRLLLRLADDVEPGRAIRLSLEDIGAILGAAPESASRALGILRRSNLLSDAPDSRYHWLIDRAGLKALVAPPAED; this is encoded by the coding sequence GTGCGCGCGATCACGATCAAGTCGGCCTGGCACGGCCACAGCGACTGCCAGAAATGCGGCGTGCGCCGCAGCGCACTGTTTGCCGATCTTGTCGAGTCCGATTTCGCGCTTCTGCACGACCAGATCGACGACTTCGATTACCCGTCCGGCGCAGTCATCTATCACGCAGGTGCGCACGGAGAGTGGCTGTTCACGGTGCGCAGCGGTGCAGTCAAGCTGGTGCGCTACGGGGCGGACGGCACCCAGCGCATCCTGCGCATCCTGGGTCGCGGTGACGTGTTCGGTCTCGAAGCACTGGTGAGTCCGGCCTATGACCACACCTCGATTGCGCTGTCACCGGTCGCGCTGTGCCGCATTCCGCGTGTGCTCGTCGAGCGGCTCAACCGGGATACGCCGCGCCTGCAGAAACCCCTGCTTGAACACTGGCATGCCGCGCTGGCTGAAGCTGACGCCTGGCTGGCCGAACTGACGGCAGGTCACGCCGACGTGAAAACCCGGGTCGTGCGCCTGCTGCTGCGCCTTGCCGATGATGTCGAACCGGGTCGGGCCATCCGACTGAGTCTGGAAGACATCGGCGCCATTCTCGGTGCTGCGCCGGAATCGGCAAGCCGCGCGCTCGGCATCCTGCGCCGCAGCAATCTTCTGTCCGACGCGCCTGACAGCCGCTACCACTGGCTGATCGATCGGGCGGGACTCAAAGCGCTCGTCGCACCACCCGCAGAGGACTGA
- a CDS encoding nuclear transport factor 2 family protein, producing the protein MASSTRFRLPLASRLAAALIMLGVSLQPAFANSVQEAEKLLRQKQPQQALEQIDLFLAKVPRDPQGRFFKGLILTELGRVPEATSVFQKLTEDYPELPEPYNNLAVLYAQQKQFDKAKTALEMAIRTHPSYAVAHENLGDIYARMATQAYDRALQLDSSNIGAQSKLNLIREMVGNTPRSGSKPGSTSTLAATPPATVAAVTPPVAVTPPKPPEPAKTAPPAATATETPAAPPSAAAAISPADGAAGLPVADITRTVEGWAAAWARKDVNAYLAHYDSSFEVPGKKSRKAWEAERRARIDKPGAIEVRVENVQVSRDGADRVKASFRQHYKAVGLKSSTTKTLLLVSRDGRWLIQRERVGG; encoded by the coding sequence ATGGCCTCTTCGACACGTTTTCGTCTGCCGCTCGCATCGCGCCTCGCAGCCGCCCTGATCATGCTCGGCGTATCGCTCCAGCCGGCCTTCGCCAACAGCGTGCAGGAAGCCGAAAAGCTGCTGCGACAAAAGCAGCCACAGCAGGCGCTGGAACAGATCGACCTGTTTCTTGCAAAGGTGCCACGCGATCCGCAGGGCCGTTTTTTCAAGGGACTGATCCTGACCGAACTGGGTCGCGTACCGGAAGCGACTTCGGTGTTCCAGAAGCTGACCGAGGACTACCCTGAACTGCCGGAGCCCTACAACAACCTGGCCGTGCTCTACGCTCAGCAGAAGCAGTTCGACAAGGCCAAGACGGCGCTCGAGATGGCCATCCGCACCCACCCGAGCTACGCGGTCGCACACGAAAATCTGGGCGACATCTACGCCCGCATGGCGACCCAGGCCTACGACCGGGCACTGCAGCTCGATTCTTCGAACATCGGTGCGCAGAGCAAACTGAACCTGATCCGCGAAATGGTGGGCAACACCCCGCGCAGCGGCAGCAAACCGGGGTCCACGAGCACGCTGGCGGCAACTCCGCCGGCGACTGTCGCAGCGGTCACGCCGCCGGTCGCCGTTACCCCGCCCAAGCCGCCGGAACCCGCAAAGACCGCACCGCCCGCTGCAACGGCAACGGAAACACCGGCAGCACCCCCGTCCGCTGCGGCTGCGATTTCACCGGCCGACGGCGCTGCCGGCCTGCCGGTGGCCGACATCACACGAACTGTCGAGGGCTGGGCCGCCGCCTGGGCGCGCAAGGACGTGAACGCCTACCTCGCGCACTACGACAGCTCTTTCGAAGTTCCCGGCAAGAAATCGCGCAAGGCGTGGGAGGCCGAACGCCGGGCACGCATCGACAAACCTGGCGCGATCGAGGTACGCGTCGAGAACGTGCAGGTCAGCCGAGACGGCGCCGATCGCGTCAAGGCGAGCTTCCGCCAGCACTACAAGGCCGTCGGCCTGAAAAGCTCCACCACCAAGACGCTCTTGCTGGTGAGCCGTGATGGTCGCTGGCTGATCCAGCGGGAGCGCGTCGGCGGATGA
- a CDS encoding L,D-transpeptidase family protein, giving the protein MTAMRYFSGRAVARVLRNALCLSSLIVPLAIGSGQSGDAVRYSDSGPEPMLEQVFRQIERNKLGLALEQVDALLQIWPNFRLGHLIRGDLLMARSSALTTIGNAPNAPEERLADLRDEAVARIRAYRDKPPVDRVPRYLLQLQASQRHAVVVDTRRSRLYLYENVAGQPRFIADYYVSHGRLGIEKMREGDKKTPLGVYQVTGFLPPERLTDFYGAGALPINYPNAWDRRQGRKGHGIWLHGTPSDTFSRPPRASDGCVVLANSDFLALNNHLQGASVPVIISDSVEWLSLDDWQSERSEFNKAHEQWRSDWESRDVERFLSHYSARFSAGKKDLAAFAAQKRAVNAGKKWIKVGVDKLSTFRNPGREDLVVVTFEQDYRSDNLSNRMIKQQYWQREDGRWRIVFEGEG; this is encoded by the coding sequence ATGACGGCGATGCGGTATTTTTCCGGACGCGCGGTGGCGCGCGTCCTGCGCAACGCACTGTGCCTGTCGTCGCTGATCGTCCCGCTCGCCATCGGCTCGGGTCAGTCCGGCGACGCTGTGCGCTACTCCGACAGCGGTCCGGAGCCGATGCTCGAACAGGTGTTCCGCCAGATCGAGCGCAACAAGCTTGGGCTCGCGCTCGAACAGGTCGATGCCCTGCTGCAGATCTGGCCCAACTTCCGGCTCGGCCACCTGATTCGCGGCGACCTGCTGATGGCCCGGTCGAGCGCGCTGACCACGATAGGCAATGCGCCAAACGCTCCTGAAGAGCGACTGGCCGACCTGCGCGATGAAGCCGTGGCGCGCATCCGCGCCTACCGCGACAAGCCACCGGTCGATCGCGTGCCGCGCTACCTGCTGCAATTGCAGGCGTCGCAACGTCATGCGGTGGTGGTGGATACTCGCCGCTCGCGGCTCTATCTGTACGAGAACGTCGCGGGTCAGCCACGCTTCATTGCCGACTATTACGTGTCGCATGGCCGGCTGGGCATCGAAAAGATGCGCGAAGGCGACAAGAAGACGCCGCTGGGGGTCTATCAGGTCACCGGTTTCCTGCCACCGGAACGCCTGACCGATTTCTATGGCGCCGGCGCGCTGCCGATCAATTACCCGAACGCGTGGGACCGCAGACAGGGCCGCAAGGGCCACGGCATCTGGCTGCACGGTACGCCATCCGATACCTTCTCGCGTCCGCCGCGCGCGTCCGACGGTTGCGTCGTGCTGGCCAATTCCGATTTCCTCGCGCTGAACAACCATCTGCAGGGTGCGTCGGTGCCGGTCATCATCAGCGACTCGGTGGAATGGCTGTCGCTGGACGACTGGCAGTCCGAACGCAGCGAATTCAACAAGGCGCACGAACAGTGGCGCAGCGACTGGGAAAGCCGTGACGTCGAGCGCTTCCTGTCGCATTATTCGGCGCGATTCAGCGCTGGCAAGAAGGATCTGGCAGCGTTTGCCGCGCAGAAGCGCGCCGTGAATGCCGGCAAGAAGTGGATCAAGGTCGGTGTGGACAAATTGAGCACCTTCCGCAACCCCGGTCGCGAAGACCTGGTCGTCGTCACTTTCGAACAGGACTACCGCAGCGACAATCTGTCGAACCGCATGATCAAGCAGCAGTATTGGCAGCGGGAAGACGGCCGCTGGCGCATCGTGTTCGAAGGCGAAGGCTGA
- a CDS encoding peptidylprolyl isomerase, whose translation MKKFLLALLASLVPLAAVAANPQVELKTSQGPILIELFPDAAPATVANFLQYAKSGFYDGLIFHRVMNGFMIQGGGFDAQMNQKAAGAPIRNEAEKAMSKGVRNAPGYLSMARTNDPHSASAQFFINLVDNRSLDYPSRDGFGYAAFGKVIKGMEVVNGIANVRTGDFGPHQNVPLTPVVIQSARVVEAQP comes from the coding sequence ATGAAGAAGTTTCTGCTCGCGCTGCTCGCCAGCCTTGTCCCGCTGGCCGCTGTCGCCGCCAATCCGCAGGTCGAACTCAAGACCAGCCAGGGTCCGATACTGATCGAGCTGTTCCCGGACGCCGCGCCGGCCACCGTTGCCAACTTCCTGCAGTACGCAAAGTCCGGTTTCTACGACGGCCTGATCTTTCACCGCGTGATGAACGGCTTCATGATCCAGGGCGGTGGGTTTGACGCGCAGATGAACCAGAAGGCAGCCGGCGCGCCGATCCGCAACGAAGCCGAAAAAGCCATGAGCAAGGGTGTGCGCAACGCACCGGGCTATCTGTCGATGGCGCGCACCAACGATCCGCATTCAGCCAGCGCCCAGTTCTTCATCAACCTGGTCGACAACCGCTCGCTCGACTACCCGTCGCGCGACGGCTTCGGTTACGCCGCGTTCGGCAAGGTGATCAAGGGCATGGAAGTGGTCAATGGCATCGCCAACGTCCGCACCGGCGACTTCGGCCCGCACCAGAACGTACCGCTGACGCCGGTGGTCATCCAGTCCGCGCGCGTCGTCGAAGCGCAGCCCTGA
- a CDS encoding peptidylprolyl isomerase, with product MVKLHTNHGVITLELDAEKAPQTVANFLAYVEAGHYNNTIFHRVIGNFMIQGGGFEPGMKQKDAQAPIKNESANGLSNTVGTVAMARTSDPHSASAQFFINVGNNLFLDKDQAQDGWGYCVFGRVSEGMDVVEKIKAVRTGRSGFHQDVPVEDVLIERAEVA from the coding sequence ATGGTCAAGCTGCACACCAACCACGGCGTCATCACGCTCGAACTCGACGCTGAAAAGGCGCCGCAGACGGTCGCCAACTTCCTCGCCTATGTCGAGGCAGGTCACTACAACAACACCATATTCCACCGCGTCATCGGCAATTTCATGATCCAGGGCGGCGGCTTCGAACCCGGCATGAAGCAGAAGGACGCCCAGGCGCCGATCAAGAACGAGTCGGCCAATGGTCTTTCGAACACGGTCGGCACCGTCGCCATGGCGCGCACGTCGGACCCGCATTCGGCCAGCGCGCAGTTCTTCATCAATGTCGGCAACAACCTGTTCCTCGACAAGGACCAGGCGCAGGACGGCTGGGGCTACTGCGTGTTCGGCCGGGTCAGCGAAGGCATGGACGTGGTCGAAAAGATCAAGGCCGTGCGTACCGGTCGTTCGGGCTTCCACCAGGACGTGCCGGTCGAGGACGTACTGATCGAACGCGCCGAAGTGGCCTGA
- a CDS encoding UDP-2,3-diacylglucosamine diphosphatase: MDLFASDLHLSSATPDLNAAFLRLLEGRARNARRLFLLGDLFEVWVGDEDAGLPEHRPIIAALRALSEAGTDIHVLPGNRDFLLGAGFTAATGATLHGDWLLCDIAGRQALLMHGDTLCTDDLPYQQFRRMVRSADWQSAFLARPLAERHAIAADLRRRSQQAVAGKAEELMDANGEAIAAVLRHHDCTLLIHGHTHRPAHHAPEVDGVACDRWVIADWRDRACWLEADDHDLRAFTTADDGRIVPDPRHA, translated from the coding sequence ATGGACCTGTTCGCTTCCGATCTCCACCTGTCGTCCGCCACGCCAGACCTCAACGCGGCCTTCCTGCGCCTGCTCGAAGGCCGCGCGCGCAACGCCCGGCGGCTGTTCCTGCTGGGCGACCTTTTCGAGGTGTGGGTCGGCGACGAAGACGCCGGTCTGCCGGAACACCGCCCTATCATCGCGGCGCTGCGCGCGCTGAGCGAGGCCGGCACCGACATCCATGTGCTGCCGGGCAACCGTGACTTCCTGCTCGGCGCCGGCTTCACCGCCGCCACCGGCGCCACGCTGCATGGTGACTGGCTGCTGTGCGACATTGCCGGACGGCAGGCGCTGCTGATGCATGGCGACACGCTGTGCACCGACGACCTGCCGTATCAGCAGTTCCGCCGCATGGTGCGCAGTGCCGACTGGCAGAGCGCCTTTCTAGCCCGCCCGCTCGCCGAGCGCCACGCGATCGCCGCCGACCTGCGCCGGCGCAGCCAGCAGGCCGTCGCCGGCAAGGCCGAAGAATTGATGGATGCCAACGGCGAAGCCATCGCCGCCGTACTGCGCCACCATGACTGCACGTTGCTGATCCACGGCCACACGCATCGACCGGCTCATCACGCGCCCGAAGTGGATGGCGTCGCCTGCGACCGCTGGGTGATCGCCGACTGGCGCGACCGCGCCTGCTGGCTCGAAGCCGACGACCACGATCTGCGCGCCTTCACGACGGCCGACGACGGCCGCATCGTGCCCGACCCGCGCCACGCCTGA
- a CDS encoding hybrid sensor histidine kinase/response regulator, whose protein sequence is MTARPLNVLLIEDSEDDALLLLHRFRAAGYQVWSQRVEDERSLREALASRTWDLVLSDHNMPRFSAMAALSILQKLELDLPFIIVSGVIEEDIAVSAMRAGAHDYLSKGKLDRLIPAVEREMREARNRAERHSALDAVRDSEARFRALAANIPGMVFQLLRHEDGGWRFLFVSEGCLALLGFKAGELVAAPRRFLDMILPDDMPELDRAMHLSAHTHATVNWDGRIRLPDEDIKWVNLRSSPRVLASGVLIWEGIVSNITQSKLTERELRQSRGQLAELSSHLQIAKEEERERIARDIHDELGGLLVALKFEVSLLANKTAADLDAIKARSVSMGKLVDDAITTVGRIARELRPGILKEFGLAPAVESHAEDFAARTGLKCELLCIDHDIDPDEETAIALFRVFQEALTNVSKHAGAHTVEVRLTQEDDDIVLEVGDDGRGLAPEDLNKPKSFGLRGIRERVVHLNGRFEASSREHGGTRLLLRVPACRRTVLEFSR, encoded by the coding sequence ATGACGGCTCGTCCGCTGAATGTGCTGCTGATCGAGGATTCGGAGGACGACGCGCTGCTGCTGCTGCACCGCTTCCGGGCGGCCGGCTACCAGGTGTGGTCGCAACGGGTGGAAGACGAGCGCTCACTGCGCGAGGCGCTGGCGTCGCGCACCTGGGATCTGGTGCTGTCCGACCACAACATGCCGCGCTTCTCGGCGATGGCGGCGCTGTCCATCCTGCAGAAGCTGGAGCTCGACCTGCCCTTCATCATCGTGTCCGGAGTCATCGAGGAAGACATTGCGGTGTCGGCGATGCGGGCGGGCGCGCATGACTATCTCAGCAAGGGCAAGCTTGATCGGCTGATTCCGGCGGTCGAGCGCGAAATGCGCGAGGCGCGCAACCGGGCGGAACGGCACAGCGCGCTCGATGCCGTGCGCGACAGCGAGGCGCGCTTTCGCGCGCTGGCGGCCAACATTCCCGGCATGGTGTTCCAGCTGCTGCGCCATGAGGATGGCGGCTGGCGCTTCCTGTTCGTCAGCGAAGGCTGCCTGGCGCTGCTCGGTTTCAAGGCCGGCGAGCTGGTGGCCGCGCCGCGCCGCTTTCTCGACATGATCCTGCCGGACGACATGCCGGAACTCGACCGCGCGATGCACCTGTCGGCACACACCCATGCCACGGTGAATTGGGACGGTCGCATCCGCCTGCCCGATGAAGACATCAAGTGGGTGAACCTGCGCTCGTCGCCGCGCGTGCTCGCGTCCGGCGTGCTGATCTGGGAAGGCATCGTTTCCAACATCACGCAGAGCAAGCTGACCGAGCGCGAACTCCGCCAGTCGCGCGGCCAGCTGGCGGAGCTGTCGTCGCACCTGCAGATCGCCAAGGAAGAGGAACGCGAACGCATTGCGCGTGACATCCACGACGAACTCGGCGGCCTGCTGGTGGCGCTGAAGTTCGAAGTGTCGCTGCTGGCAAACAAGACGGCAGCGGATCTGGACGCGATCAAGGCCCGTTCGGTCAGCATGGGCAAGCTCGTGGATGACGCGATCACCACGGTCGGGCGCATCGCGCGCGAATTGCGCCCGGGCATCCTGAAGGAATTCGGCCTCGCTCCGGCTGTCGAAAGCCATGCGGAAGACTTCGCTGCCCGCACCGGCCTGAAGTGCGAGCTGCTGTGCATCGATCACGACATCGACCCGGACGAGGAAACCGCCATTGCGCTGTTCCGCGTGTTCCAGGAGGCGCTGACCAATGTATCCAAGCACGCGGGTGCCCACACCGTGGAGGTGCGGCTGACGCAGGAAGACGACGACATCGTGCTGGAGGTGGGCGACGATGGCCGCGGCCTGGCGCCGGAAGACCTGAACAAGCCGAAGTCATTCGGCCTGCGCGGCATCCGCGAGCGCGTGGTGCACCTGAACGGACGATTCGAAGCGAGCAGCCGCGAACACGGCGGTACCCGCCTGCTGCTGAGGGTGCCGGCCTGCCGCCGCACCGTACTGGAGTTTTCCCGATGA